In the genome of Pelagibacterium nitratireducens, one region contains:
- a CDS encoding YciI family protein encodes MRFMVMIKASADSEADVEPQEGLLLEMGKYNEDLVKAGIMVDGAGLMSTSKGARVQVADGKPIVTDGPFTEIKEVIAGFWIWNCSSLQEAIDWVAKCPIAHGQDRFEIRQMHELEDFATEGEGYEQHKKVEAELAAQKSGA; translated from the coding sequence ATGCGCTTCATGGTGATGATAAAGGCCTCCGCCGACAGCGAGGCCGACGTCGAGCCCCAGGAGGGCCTGCTGCTCGAAATGGGCAAATACAACGAGGATCTGGTCAAGGCCGGTATCATGGTCGATGGCGCGGGCCTGATGTCGACGTCAAAAGGCGCTCGCGTTCAGGTCGCTGATGGAAAGCCCATCGTCACCGACGGCCCCTTCACCGAGATCAAGGAAGTGATCGCCGGGTTCTGGATCTGGAACTGTTCTTCGCTGCAGGAGGCCATCGACTGGGTCGCAAAATGCCCCATCGCCCACGGCCAGGACCGTTTCGAAATCCGCCAGATGCACGAGCTTGAAGATTTCGCCACCGAAGGCGAAGGCTATGAGCAACACAAGAAGGTTGAAGCCGAACTCGCGGCGCAAAAGTCGGGAGCCTGA
- the pnp gene encoding polyribonucleotide nucleotidyltransferase, which produces MTLNFDHHKVELDWGGQPLTLETGKIARQADGAVLATLGETVVLATVVSAKTPKAGIDFFPLTVNYQEKYFAAGKIPGGYFKREGRPTEAETLTSRLIDRPIRPLFPAGYKNETQVIITVLQHDMENQPDVLAMVAASAALTISGVPFMGPIGAARVGYVDGEYVLNLPIDRRDDSKLDLVMAGTADAVLMVESEAKELSEDVMLGAVMFGHQQSQKVIDAIIKLAELAAKEPREFEPADMSALETEMLALIESDLRDAYKNTDKMVRYDAVDAVKAKVKAHFIPEEGEAAYTPEQVGAVFKSLQAKVVRWNILDTKTRIDGRDLETVRPIVSEVGVLPRTHGSAIFTRGETQALVVATLGTADDEQFIDSLEGTYKQNFLLHYNFPPYSVGEAGRMGSPGRREIGHGKLAWRAINPVRPSAEEFPYTLRVVSEITESNGSSSMATVCGTSLALMDAGVPMKKAVAGIAMGLILEGEKFAVLSDILGDEDHLGDMDFKVAGTHDGVTSLQMDIKIAGITEEIMKIALGQAKDGRKHILEEMAKAIDTARSEVGEFAPRIETLKIPTDKIREVIGTGGKVIREIVEKTGAKINIEDDGTVKVSSSDGKQIDAAIKWIKSITDEPEVGEVYQGTVVKTADFGAFVNFFGAKDGLVHISQLAEERVGKTTDVVKEGDKVWVKLLGFDERGKVRLSMKVIDQETGKEKAKEDEAAE; this is translated from the coding sequence ATGACACTCAATTTCGACCACCACAAAGTCGAGCTCGACTGGGGCGGACAACCCCTCACGCTCGAAACCGGCAAGATCGCGCGTCAGGCCGATGGCGCCGTGCTCGCCACCCTGGGCGAAACCGTGGTTCTGGCCACCGTCGTTTCCGCCAAGACGCCAAAGGCCGGCATCGATTTCTTCCCGCTGACCGTCAACTACCAGGAAAAGTATTTTGCCGCCGGCAAGATCCCGGGTGGCTATTTCAAGCGTGAAGGCCGCCCCACCGAGGCCGAGACGCTGACCTCGCGCCTGATCGATCGCCCGATCCGCCCCCTGTTCCCCGCCGGGTACAAGAACGAGACCCAGGTCATCATCACCGTGCTTCAGCACGACATGGAAAATCAGCCCGACGTGCTCGCCATGGTCGCGGCTTCAGCGGCGCTCACCATTTCGGGCGTGCCCTTCATGGGCCCCATCGGCGCGGCCCGCGTCGGTTATGTCGATGGCGAGTATGTTTTGAACCTGCCCATCGACCGTCGCGATGATTCCAAGCTCGACCTCGTGATGGCTGGCACTGCCGACGCCGTCCTGATGGTGGAATCGGAAGCCAAGGAGCTCTCCGAGGACGTCATGCTCGGCGCCGTCATGTTTGGCCACCAGCAGAGCCAGAAGGTGATCGATGCGATCATCAAGCTCGCCGAACTGGCCGCCAAGGAGCCCCGCGAATTCGAACCCGCCGATATGAGCGCGCTCGAAACCGAAATGCTCGCGCTGATCGAAAGCGATCTGCGTGACGCCTACAAGAACACCGACAAGATGGTGCGCTACGACGCCGTCGACGCGGTCAAGGCCAAGGTCAAGGCTCACTTCATCCCCGAAGAGGGCGAAGCGGCCTACACCCCCGAACAGGTCGGCGCGGTGTTCAAGTCGCTCCAGGCCAAGGTCGTGCGCTGGAACATTCTCGACACCAAGACCCGGATTGACGGTCGCGACCTCGAAACGGTCCGCCCGATCGTGTCCGAAGTCGGCGTCCTGCCCCGCACTCACGGTTCGGCCATCTTCACTCGCGGTGAAACCCAGGCGCTGGTCGTTGCGACGCTGGGTACGGCGGACGATGAGCAGTTCATCGATTCGCTCGAAGGTACCTACAAGCAGAACTTCCTGCTCCACTACAACTTCCCGCCCTATTCGGTCGGTGAAGCTGGCCGCATGGGTTCGCCCGGACGCCGCGAAATCGGCCACGGCAAGCTTGCCTGGCGCGCCATCAACCCGGTCCGCCCCTCGGCCGAGGAATTCCCCTACACCCTGCGTGTGGTTTCCGAAATCACCGAATCCAACGGTTCGTCTTCCATGGCAACCGTGTGCGGCACCTCGCTGGCGCTGATGGATGCGGGCGTTCCCATGAAGAAAGCCGTCGCCGGCATCGCCATGGGCCTGATCCTGGAAGGCGAAAAATTCGCCGTGCTGTCCGATATCCTGGGTGACGAAGATCACCTCGGCGACATGGACTTCAAGGTTGCGGGCACCCATGACGGCGTGACCAGCCTGCAGATGGACATCAAGATTGCCGGCATCACCGAAGAGATCATGAAGATCGCTCTGGGCCAGGCCAAGGATGGGCGCAAGCACATCCTCGAGGAAATGGCCAAGGCCATCGACACGGCCCGTTCGGAAGTGGGCGAGTTCGCCCCGCGCATCGAAACGCTCAAAATCCCGACCGACAAGATCCGTGAAGTGATCGGCACCGGCGGCAAGGTGATCCGTGAGATCGTCGAAAAGACCGGCGCCAAGATCAACATCGAAGACGATGGCACCGTCAAGGTCTCGTCCTCGGACGGCAAGCAGATCGATGCGGCCATCAAGTGGATCAAGTCGATCACCGACGAACCCGAAGTGGGCGAAGTCTATCAGGGCACCGTGGTCAAGACCGCCGATTTCGGCGCGTTCGTGAACTTCTTTGGTGCAAAGGACGGCCTCGTGCACATCTCCCAGCTCGCCGAAGAGCGCGTGGGCAAGACCACCGACGTCGTCAAGGAAGGCGACAAGGTCTGGGTCAAGCTTTTAGGCTTCGACGAGCGCGGCAAGGTTCGCCTTTCCATGAAGGTCATTGATCAGGAGACCGGCAAGGAAAAGGCCAAGGAAGACGAAGCCGCCGAATAA